A DNA window from uncultured Methanoregula sp. contains the following coding sequences:
- a CDS encoding response regulator — MIHILLVDDDKDILDIMRLDLEDEPAFSVDTCSASTEAVERTKKCNYQVIIADWRMPVMNGTELIRQLRSSGCKAHVILYSGHNVSSDIRTAIESGADYYVHRGGDPDTEFAQLRQLISKAAGPSGAEKTH, encoded by the coding sequence ATGATAAAGACATACTCGATATCATGCGCCTTGATCTCGAGGATGAGCCGGCATTCTCTGTGGATACCTGCAGTGCATCGACCGAGGCAGTCGAGCGGACAAAAAAATGCAATTACCAGGTGATAATTGCCGACTGGCGCATGCCGGTGATGAACGGGACTGAACTCATCCGGCAGTTGCGCAGCAGCGGGTGCAAAGCCCATGTCATCCTGTACTCCGGACACAATGTCAGTTCCGATATCCGGACAGCGATCGAGAGCGGGGCAGATTATTATGTTCACCGCGGCGGGGATCCGGACACGGAATTTGCTCAGCTGCGGCAGCTCATCTCAAAGGCAGCCGGTCCATCGGGAGCAGAAAAAACTCACTGA